The following coding sequences are from one Pirellulales bacterium window:
- a CDS encoding sirohydrochlorin chelatase — protein sequence MTITAASPPAPHQQGILLIGHGTRDPAGLAEFEQLARLVQQTRPDIPCAHCWLELAKPDIPAGIQLLVERGVRQILAAPLLLFAAGHAKADIPTALTAALREFPDVTARQIPPLGLHPSILALSATRLVDAVQIGSITTELSAKENSWRQSSQVGERFLLMIGRGAKDPAATATMREFAARRASESGVGRLLTCFLAVQRPQLWAGLEMAAQSLARVILVQPHLLFQGLLMTEIAASVAEYARNYPQKHWYLADHLGPAKELAAVIVELCDQVEF from the coding sequence ATGACCATAACCGCCGCATCCCCACCCGCGCCTCATCAACAGGGCATCTTACTGATCGGCCATGGGACCCGCGACCCGGCGGGCTTGGCCGAATTTGAGCAATTGGCGCGTTTAGTCCAGCAAACCCGTCCGGATATTCCCTGCGCACATTGCTGGTTGGAGCTGGCCAAACCGGACATTCCCGCCGGAATTCAGCTGTTAGTGGAACGGGGAGTCCGGCAAATCTTGGCCGCTCCCTTGTTGTTGTTTGCCGCAGGCCATGCCAAAGCAGACATTCCCACGGCCCTAACGGCCGCGTTGCGGGAGTTTCCCGACGTCACAGCGCGGCAAATTCCCCCCCTGGGCCTGCATCCGAGTATATTGGCACTTTCCGCCACACGGTTAGTTGATGCGGTTCAGATTGGCAGCATCACCACGGAATTATCGGCAAAGGAGAACTCCTGGCGGCAATCTAGCCAGGTTGGAGAGCGTTTTTTGCTCATGATCGGCCGAGGTGCTAAAGACCCCGCCGCCACGGCGACCATGCGCGAATTTGCCGCGCGGCGGGCCAGCGAGAGCGGTGTGGGTCGCCTCCTGACGTGCTTTTTGGCCGTGCAGCGGCCCCAACTGTGGGCGGGTCTGGAAATGGCCGCACAATCCCTCGCACGCGTTATTCTGGTGCAACCGCATTTATTGTTCCAGGGGCTACTCATGACGGAAATTGCCGCATCGGTGGCGGAGTATGCTCGCAATTATCCACAAAAACATTGGTATTTGGCGGATCACCTGGGTCCGGCCAAAGAATTGGCGGCTGTTATTGTGGAATTGTGCGACCAAGTGGAGTTTTAA
- a CDS encoding RidA family protein — MSILEKLAAMGLSLPPATPAKGVYQSVVQVGNLLYTSGHLPVQGDGTLVTGRLGADLTVEQGVAAAKLTGLALLTSLQVHLGDLNRVRRIVKTLGLVNCTPEFTQHPAVINGCSELLRDLWGPDGGVGARSAFGVAALPLNCAVEIELIVEAAD; from the coding sequence ATGTCAATTTTAGAAAAATTAGCCGCAATGGGCCTTTCCCTCCCCCCCGCCACGCCCGCCAAGGGGGTCTATCAATCCGTCGTCCAGGTGGGAAATCTGCTGTACACCAGCGGACATTTGCCTGTTCAGGGGGACGGGACGCTAGTGACAGGGCGGTTGGGCGCTGATTTGACGGTGGAGCAAGGGGTCGCCGCGGCAAAATTGACCGGTTTAGCCCTCCTCACCAGTTTGCAAGTCCACCTGGGCGATTTGAATCGCGTGCGCCGGATTGTCAAAACCCTGGGGTTGGTCAATTGCACGCCGGAATTTACGCAACATCCAGCCGTGATTAACGGTTGTAGCGAATTACTGCGGGATTTGTGGGGTCCAGACGGGGGCGTGGGAGCCCGCAGCGCGTTTGGGGTGGCGGCCTTGCCGCTCAATTGCGCGGTGGAGATTGAATTGATTGTCGAAGCCGCCGATTAG
- a CDS encoding sigma 54-interacting transcriptional regulator — MATDDILQTFVAGEFAYLTFANGAQSGSRHLLDPALENSVGRGMDCHVMLNDPLSSRVHALIKKVDGQWKVFDQQSRNGTYLNGQKIDTAALNPGQTLRIGNVELLFEIAPEPLTVLDSQEPEYQHTIVKDLPLAGLATENSALPSETVQMALAGLRDIHQAQQLLLLYQLSIKLLGCDQPDEVIRVSLDLLRDQTRASYVAFLWLDDEGRLKPKLMLPEGNPTQLKLSESLSELISKQGHAVWINKQQAPKSARHLAHFADALCVPLVSFRTVVGAIQAYMDRGRFQQHDFDFCISLSNIAAVALVRARQQSTLANDYRRIIAKNAGVDELIGNSPRIREMKERIARLSRASGCVLIRGESGAGKELVARAIHRVSPRADRPMLSVNCAAIPAELMESQLFGHKAGAFTGADRDHPGYFQQADSGTLFLDEVGELTLEGQAKLLRILEGHPFLPVGGNKQVTVDVRVIAATNRDLQTYVREKKFREDLFYRLSVFEVIIPPLRERGSDLELLLDHFLQHFKQQHGRPGLTLSQAARNKLLHYHWPGNVRQLRNVIDSAVVLAGGPFIEVDDLGLRDSGAEVELETLRLDYWEKKLISEAVKRSAGSVHEAAKLLGVSRATLYRKLDEYGIDRGKLPAEM, encoded by the coding sequence GTGGCCACCGATGATATTCTGCAAACCTTTGTCGCGGGAGAATTCGCCTACTTGACGTTTGCGAACGGGGCCCAATCGGGATCGCGGCATTTGCTGGATCCGGCGCTGGAAAACAGCGTGGGCCGGGGGATGGACTGCCATGTCATGCTCAACGACCCGCTTAGTTCCCGCGTCCACGCGCTGATCAAAAAAGTGGATGGACAATGGAAGGTATTTGACCAGCAAAGCCGCAACGGGACGTATCTTAACGGTCAAAAAATTGACACCGCCGCGCTCAATCCCGGGCAGACCCTGCGCATTGGCAATGTGGAACTGCTGTTTGAGATCGCGCCTGAGCCGCTGACGGTTTTGGATTCCCAAGAGCCGGAATACCAACACACCATCGTAAAGGACCTGCCGCTGGCGGGTCTGGCGACCGAAAATAGCGCCCTCCCCAGCGAAACCGTGCAAATGGCGCTAGCGGGTTTGCGCGACATTCATCAGGCGCAACAACTGCTGCTACTTTATCAGCTTAGCATTAAACTGCTGGGCTGCGACCAGCCGGACGAGGTGATTCGCGTCAGCCTGGATCTCTTGCGCGACCAAACCCGCGCCAGCTATGTGGCGTTTTTGTGGTTGGATGACGAGGGGCGGCTCAAGCCCAAATTGATGCTGCCCGAGGGAAATCCCACCCAGCTCAAACTGTCGGAGTCGCTCTCGGAATTGATTAGCAAGCAAGGGCACGCGGTCTGGATCAATAAGCAGCAAGCCCCAAAAAGCGCGCGGCACTTGGCGCACTTTGCCGACGCCCTGTGCGTGCCATTGGTCAGCTTTCGCACGGTGGTGGGGGCGATCCAGGCCTACATGGACCGGGGGCGATTTCAGCAGCATGATTTTGATTTTTGCATTTCCCTTTCAAATATCGCGGCGGTCGCGTTGGTGCGGGCGCGGCAGCAATCCACGCTGGCCAACGACTATCGCCGGATCATTGCCAAAAACGCCGGCGTGGACGAACTGATAGGCAATAGTCCCCGCATACGGGAAATGAAGGAACGCATCGCCCGACTCAGCCGCGCCAGCGGCTGCGTGCTGATCCGCGGCGAAAGCGGCGCGGGGAAGGAGCTTGTCGCGCGGGCGATACACCGCGTCAGTCCCCGCGCGGACCGGCCCATGTTGTCGGTCAATTGCGCGGCGATTCCCGCCGAGCTAATGGAAAGCCAGCTATTTGGGCACAAGGCGGGGGCCTTTACCGGGGCGGACCGTGACCATCCGGGATATTTTCAACAAGCGGACTCCGGCACGCTCTTTTTGGACGAGGTCGGCGAACTGACGCTCGAGGGACAGGCCAAGCTCTTGCGAATCCTCGAAGGGCACCCGTTTTTGCCCGTCGGCGGAAATAAACAAGTCACCGTCGATGTGCGCGTGATCGCGGCGACCAATCGCGACTTACAAACTTATGTCCGCGAGAAAAAATTTCGCGAGGATTTGTTTTATCGCCTCAGCGTGTTTGAGGTGATCATCCCCCCCCTGCGCGAGCGTGGTTCGGATCTCGAACTGCTGCTGGATCATTTTTTGCAACACTTTAAACAGCAGCACGGACGGCCCGGATTGACCCTCTCCCAAGCAGCTCGCAATAAACTCTTGCATTACCATTGGCCGGGCAATGTCCGCCAGCTACGCAACGTCATCGATAGCGCGGTTGTTCTGGCGGGAGGCCCCTTTATTGAGGTGGACGATCTGGGGTTGCGGGATAGCGGCGCGGAGGTGGAACTGGAAACCCTGCGACTGGATTACTGGGAAAAAAAACTGATCAGCGAAGCGGTGAAACGCTCTGCGGGAAGCGTCCACGAAGCGGCCAAGTTGTTGGGCGTTAGCCGGGCCACACTGTATCGCAAACTGGATGAATACGGCATCGACCGGGGCAAACTGCCAGCGGAGATGTAG
- a CDS encoding ATP-binding protein encodes MAADSTHTWTTDLVIPSQRGAGKQFLTDLLDHLHAYHWPEPDIFGIHLSVEEAVVNAIKHGNRLDPDKTVEIHCQLNAHRLWIKIIDQGCGFDPAAVPDCTADENLEVPSGRGILLMKSFMNRVEYSPTGNSVIMEKTRAMANHVSS; translated from the coding sequence ATGGCGGCGGATTCCACCCATACTTGGACGACCGACCTGGTCATTCCCAGCCAACGGGGAGCCGGCAAGCAATTTTTAACTGATTTACTCGACCATTTGCACGCTTACCACTGGCCCGAGCCGGACATCTTTGGCATTCATTTGTCAGTGGAAGAAGCCGTGGTCAACGCGATTAAACATGGCAATCGACTGGACCCCGACAAAACCGTGGAAATCCATTGCCAGCTTAACGCCCATCGGCTGTGGATAAAAATTATCGATCAGGGCTGCGGGTTTGATCCCGCCGCCGTTCCGGACTGCACGGCTGATGAAAACCTGGAAGTCCCCAGCGGCCGGGGAATTTTATTAATGAAAAGTTTCATGAACCGTGTGGAATACAGCCCGACGGGCAATAGCGTGATCATGGAAAAAACCCGCGCCATGGCCAACCACGTATCTTCATAA
- a CDS encoding ABC transporter ATP-binding protein gives MPAIVETTDLTKRYRDVTALAACQLAIPPGEVFGLLGPNGAGKTTLLRLLMGYLQPTSGYASIGGWNCTTESVRVRQLTAYLPGETRLSRQLLGREVLDFFCRLRTGGDLNLALAIARRLDLDINRRVAFMSTGMRQKTALAAVFAFNTELIILDEPTANLDPTARGVVLQLVKEARARGKTVVFSSHVLSEVEEACDRVAVLRKGELVYEESLAQLRDQHRITLTTAGNLPRLPLEERGKINVSQLSDGAFQLDVPGDLAPLLGWLAAVPVKSMRIEPMRLQAVYERFHANTAG, from the coding sequence ATGCCCGCGATTGTCGAAACCACCGATCTGACCAAGCGCTATCGCGATGTGACGGCGTTGGCGGCATGCCAATTAGCGATTCCGCCGGGAGAGGTTTTTGGGTTATTAGGACCGAATGGCGCGGGCAAAACCACGCTTTTGCGATTACTGATGGGTTATTTACAACCCACCAGCGGTTATGCGTCGATCGGCGGGTGGAATTGCACGACCGAAAGCGTCCGCGTTCGCCAATTGACCGCGTATCTTCCAGGAGAAACCCGCCTCAGTCGCCAACTGCTGGGCCGGGAGGTTTTGGATTTTTTTTGCCGGTTGCGGACGGGGGGAGATCTGAATCTGGCGTTAGCGATTGCCCGCAGATTGGACCTGGATATCAATCGGCGGGTAGCCTTTATGTCGACGGGGATGCGGCAAAAAACCGCGCTAGCCGCGGTATTTGCGTTTAATACCGAACTGATTATTTTGGACGAGCCCACGGCAAATCTCGACCCCACCGCGCGGGGAGTCGTTTTACAACTGGTCAAAGAAGCCCGGGCCCGCGGAAAAACCGTGGTTTTTTCGTCGCATGTGCTTAGCGAGGTGGAAGAGGCGTGCGACCGGGTCGCCGTGCTTCGCAAAGGGGAATTAGTGTATGAGGAATCGCTGGCACAGTTACGCGACCAACATCGCATTACCCTGACAACAGCCGGTAATTTGCCCCGCTTGCCCCTGGAAGAACGGGGCAAAATCAACGTCTCGCAACTGTCGGACGGAGCGTTTCAACTGGATGTTCCGGGTGATTTGGCCCCGCTATTGGGTTGGCTGGCCGCGGTGCCGGTCAAGTCCATGCGGATTGAGCCGATGCGCCTGCAGGCTGTGTATGAGCGTTTTCACGCAAATACCGCGGGCTAA
- a CDS encoding DUF4339 domain-containing protein, translated as MGIRFRCPQGHKIHVKSWMAGKRGLCPTCQEKIEIPAQSTAEFLAADSDPALVAQNPAATTPAQPQVSLAPHPSQEIPQTAVPAMPAIVHDPLAENPQAQWYVRHATGQQFGPALGTLLVKWLQEGRIPPDALLWREGWNEWQAAPRVFPQLATRFPPAAISQPAAPAPYAVGTPAAPVITGQPQAHPLDFDAGGRTGGGSPVVYRRRDNSQTVLIVSLLLLLLIAILGGIFAYVISNPPTDENSLWRPKGSVAPRTDTRAI; from the coding sequence ATGGGTATTCGCTTTCGCTGTCCCCAAGGCCACAAAATCCACGTCAAAAGTTGGATGGCGGGCAAGCGCGGACTTTGCCCCACCTGCCAGGAAAAAATCGAAATCCCCGCCCAAAGCACGGCGGAGTTTTTAGCCGCGGATTCTGATCCGGCCCTGGTGGCCCAAAATCCGGCTGCCACCACTCCCGCACAACCCCAAGTTTCCCTGGCTCCCCACCCTAGCCAGGAAATACCGCAAACGGCCGTTCCTGCCATGCCCGCCATTGTGCATGACCCCCTGGCGGAAAATCCGCAGGCCCAATGGTATGTGCGGCACGCCACAGGCCAGCAGTTTGGGCCGGCCCTAGGGACGTTATTGGTAAAATGGCTGCAAGAGGGGCGTATTCCGCCCGATGCCTTATTATGGCGCGAAGGCTGGAACGAATGGCAGGCGGCTCCGCGGGTCTTTCCGCAATTAGCGACGCGATTCCCCCCCGCCGCGATCAGCCAGCCCGCCGCGCCCGCTCCGTACGCCGTCGGAACCCCAGCCGCGCCCGTCATCACAGGGCAGCCGCAGGCCCATCCGTTGGATTTTGATGCCGGCGGTAGGACGGGGGGAGGCTCTCCGGTGGTATACCGCCGCCGTGATAATTCCCAGACGGTGCTGATCGTTTCGCTCTTATTGCTGCTGTTGATTGCAATTTTGGGGGGGATCTTTGCCTATGTGATCTCCAATCCCCCGACCGACGAAAATAGCCTGTGGCGGCCAAAAGGCTCCGTGGCCCCGCGCACTGACACGCGGGCCATTTAG
- a CDS encoding STAS domain-containing protein gives MAAYRHITVHPHEEVTVVRFLDRKILDELNIQELGQELFHLVEQEKKTKLVLNFFNVEFLSSAALGKLITLERKIKANSGKIKLSNIRTEILEVFAITKLNKLFDIKDDEAEAVTAMKAGK, from the coding sequence ATGGCAGCGTACCGGCATATCACCGTGCATCCGCATGAAGAAGTCACCGTGGTCCGTTTTTTGGACCGCAAAATTTTGGACGAATTAAATATCCAAGAATTAGGCCAGGAATTATTTCATCTGGTGGAACAAGAAAAAAAGACCAAGTTGGTTTTGAACTTTTTCAATGTGGAGTTTCTATCCTCCGCCGCCCTGGGCAAATTGATCACGCTGGAACGGAAAATCAAGGCAAATTCCGGCAAGATCAAGCTGAGCAACATTCGCACTGAAATCCTGGAAGTCTTTGCCATTACCAAGCTTAACAAGCTGTTCGACATCAAGGATGACGAAGCCGAGGCCGTCACCGCCATGAAGGCGGGCAAGTAG
- a CDS encoding ABC transporter permease: protein MTPAISPGPGKPLPTANSDEQPGPAHNMGSVAAPLADNFYQAPQTAKSPAVSGAWYHPVLWQLAWREQRLLLAALVILLLVFGCIYTWIMNKINLDGFSQLLFGAFAKFESLSGVSFEDVATPQGKIALAFVDPVVILVMTVWGISRGSDVVAGELDRGTMEMLLAQPVTRLSLFLSKAGMALIGILALALSTWVGIAAGINLVGDQFAETGSWQFWPGVLNVISLGVMFAGVSTLVSSLDRYRWRTVGIMGGFYATWLLLKIIYKMGGDGTKWIGYLTPLMAYEPQHLIKYAANFRDQLVYNGSLMALGGICFVAAAVIFCRRDLPAPL, encoded by the coding sequence ATGACACCAGCGATATCCCCCGGCCCGGGCAAACCGTTGCCAACCGCCAACTCCGACGAACAGCCCGGCCCCGCGCACAACATGGGGTCCGTGGCCGCGCCGCTGGCTGATAACTTTTATCAAGCTCCCCAAACAGCCAAATCGCCAGCCGTTTCCGGCGCATGGTATCATCCTGTGCTATGGCAATTGGCCTGGCGAGAGCAACGGCTGCTGCTGGCAGCGCTTGTGATTCTACTGTTGGTCTTTGGCTGTATCTACACCTGGATCATGAACAAGATCAACTTGGATGGATTCAGCCAGTTGCTGTTTGGCGCGTTTGCCAAGTTTGAATCCCTCTCGGGCGTCTCTTTTGAGGATGTGGCCACGCCCCAGGGAAAAATCGCCCTGGCGTTCGTCGATCCGGTGGTGATCCTGGTCATGACCGTCTGGGGGATTAGCCGCGGGTCGGACGTGGTTGCGGGAGAACTGGACCGCGGCACCATGGAAATGCTGCTGGCCCAACCAGTCACGCGGCTGAGCCTCTTTTTGTCCAAGGCGGGAATGGCCCTCATCGGCATCCTGGCTTTGGCCTTGTCAACGTGGGTGGGAATTGCCGCGGGAATTAATCTGGTGGGGGATCAATTTGCCGAAACAGGCAGTTGGCAGTTTTGGCCGGGAGTGCTGAATGTCATCAGCCTGGGAGTCATGTTTGCGGGGGTTTCCACGCTGGTGTCTTCGCTGGATCGATATCGCTGGCGGACGGTGGGCATCATGGGAGGGTTTTATGCGACATGGCTGCTGCTAAAAATCATTTACAAAATGGGGGGTGACGGAACCAAATGGATCGGCTATCTCACCCCGCTGATGGCCTATGAACCGCAGCATCTGATCAAATATGCCGCGAACTTTCGGGACCAGCTGGTGTACAACGGCTCGTTAATGGCTCTCGGGGGAATCTGTTTTGTGGCGGCGGCGGTAATCTTTTGCCGCCGGGACTTGCCCGCTCCGCTGTAG
- a CDS encoding GTPase: protein MAANLTPQYLKAEEQYRRASDPQEELQWLEVMFRELPKHKASEKMQMDLKTKMSQLRKELGAAKKIPKKVPGNVIPRQGAGTVVLFGGPNSGKSSLLAALTRAQPEIAPYPFTTRQPQPGMMTWEDVTVQLIDTPPITADVLDSGFVNLLRGADLAALVVDLGNDDGIEECQAVVQRFVDGKTRLGRKTCLDEEDVGIAYTQTVVVANKIDAAGAADRLELLHELCPLDLVEYQVSATERTGLEELRHAFYHALDVIRVYSKSPTKKEADFDRPYTVKKGSTLADVAELVHKDLAENLSHARIWGANINPASTIKADYVLADKDIVELHAK from the coding sequence ATGGCCGCCAATTTAACCCCCCAATATCTCAAGGCCGAGGAACAATACCGCCGGGCCAGCGACCCTCAAGAGGAACTGCAGTGGTTGGAGGTGATGTTTCGGGAACTTCCCAAACATAAAGCCTCGGAAAAAATGCAGATGGATTTAAAGACCAAAATGAGCCAGCTACGCAAAGAGCTGGGTGCGGCCAAAAAAATCCCTAAAAAAGTTCCCGGAAACGTCATACCCCGCCAAGGAGCGGGAACCGTGGTGCTGTTTGGCGGGCCAAATAGCGGTAAAAGCTCGTTATTGGCGGCGCTGACCCGTGCCCAGCCCGAGATTGCCCCTTATCCCTTTACCACGCGCCAGCCGCAACCGGGCATGATGACCTGGGAAGATGTCACGGTCCAGTTGATCGATACGCCCCCAATCACCGCCGATGTGCTGGATTCGGGATTTGTCAATCTATTACGCGGGGCGGATTTGGCCGCGCTGGTCGTGGATTTGGGTAATGACGACGGCATCGAGGAATGCCAGGCGGTGGTACAGCGATTTGTGGATGGCAAAACGCGATTGGGTCGAAAAACGTGCCTCGACGAAGAAGATGTGGGGATCGCCTATACCCAAACGGTGGTGGTGGCCAACAAAATCGACGCCGCCGGGGCCGCGGACCGATTGGAATTATTGCACGAACTGTGTCCCCTGGACTTGGTGGAATATCAAGTCTCGGCCACGGAACGGACCGGGCTAGAGGAATTACGCCACGCGTTTTATCACGCCCTGGACGTAATCCGCGTCTATAGCAAATCACCCACCAAAAAAGAGGCGGATTTTGACCGACCTTATACCGTCAAAAAAGGTTCCACCCTGGCCGATGTGGCGGAATTGGTGCATAAAGACTTGGCCGAAAATCTGAGCCATGCGCGCATTTGGGGGGCCAATATCAATCCCGCCAGCACCATCAAGGCCGATTATGTGCTGGCGGATAAAGATATCGTGGAGTTGCACGCCAAGTAA
- a CDS encoding citrate synthase, with translation MTVATEVKPRTVAQLSLGGKVIELPTLVGTEDEPAVDISKLRAQTGYVTLDEGYVNTGATTSAITYLDGESGVLRYRGYPIEVLAEKCDFVEVSYLLIYGELPTSEQLTKFKKALQRHTMLHEDMRSFYNGFPRDAHPMAILGSVVGALATFYQDSLDPHIPEQVEVSVHRLMAKLPTIAAYSYKKSIGQPFIYPQNDKSYCENFLQMMFAVPSEPYQVDPDFIEALNLLLIVHADHEQNCSTSTVRMVGSSDANLFASISAGICALWGPLHGGANQACVEMLEMIRADHGNVKKYVDLAKKKETGFRLMGFGHRVYKNYDPRATIIKRMCDRLLKKLHIHDPIFDIAQELEGVALSDPYFIERKLYPNVDFYSGVIYRAMGIPVQMFTVLFAMGRLPGWIAHWIEMQNSPSKKICRPRQIYIGPVQRDFVPLAERT, from the coding sequence ATGACCGTAGCGACCGAAGTCAAACCGCGCACCGTTGCCCAACTCTCCCTGGGGGGCAAAGTCATCGAACTCCCCACGTTGGTCGGGACCGAAGACGAACCCGCCGTCGACATTTCCAAATTGCGGGCCCAAACCGGTTATGTGACCCTGGACGAGGGGTACGTCAACACCGGCGCGACGACCAGCGCGATCACGTATCTGGATGGGGAATCGGGGGTGCTGCGGTACCGCGGTTACCCCATCGAGGTCCTCGCCGAAAAATGCGACTTTGTGGAAGTGAGTTATTTGTTGATCTACGGGGAACTTCCCACCTCGGAGCAATTGACTAAATTTAAAAAAGCATTGCAGCGGCATACCATGCTGCACGAGGACATGCGGTCGTTTTATAACGGCTTTCCCCGCGACGCGCATCCCATGGCGATTTTGGGATCGGTGGTGGGAGCGCTGGCGACGTTTTATCAGGATTCGCTCGACCCGCATATTCCCGAACAGGTGGAAGTCTCGGTTCATCGGTTAATGGCCAAACTGCCGACCATCGCGGCCTATAGTTATAAAAAGTCGATCGGCCAGCCTTTTATCTATCCGCAAAATGACAAGTCCTACTGCGAAAACTTTTTGCAGATGATGTTTGCCGTTCCCAGCGAGCCTTATCAGGTCGACCCCGATTTTATCGAGGCTCTGAATCTGCTCTTAATCGTGCACGCCGACCACGAGCAAAACTGCAGCACCTCCACCGTGCGGATGGTTGGTTCCAGCGACGCCAACTTGTTCGCGTCGATCTCGGCCGGCATTTGCGCGTTATGGGGTCCGCTGCATGGCGGGGCTAACCAGGCCTGCGTGGAAATGCTGGAAATGATCCGCGCCGATCATGGCAACGTCAAAAAATATGTTGACCTGGCCAAGAAAAAAGAGACTGGCTTTCGGCTGATGGGTTTTGGGCATCGCGTCTATAAAAATTACGACCCCCGCGCGACCATTATCAAACGGATGTGTGACCGATTGCTCAAAAAGTTGCACATCCACGATCCCATTTTTGATATCGCCCAGGAACTGGAAGGGGTGGCTCTCTCCGATCCGTACTTTATCGAGCGCAAGCTTTACCCGAATGTCGATTTTTACTCCGGGGTAATCTATCGGGCGATGGGAATTCCGGTGCAAATGTTTACCGTGCTGTTTGCGATGGGACGGTTGCCAGGTTGGATCGCGCATTGGATTGAGATGCAAAATTCCCCCAGCAAAAAAATCTGCCGGCCCCGACAAATTTATATCGGCCCCGTGCAACGCGATTTTGTCCCGTTGGCGGAGCGAACATAG
- a CDS encoding gluconolactonase codes for MPRPLHFQILFAILCIFTCAPLTAEDQPAPEKKGETIALADGQLALVAPADWVRKKPKSNIIEHEFAQPAAEGETIDGRITIMGAGGEVQANIDRWINQFQQPDGSATKEKAKVEKKTIAEMEVHVVDISGTYMDSPAGPFAGGKTVPREDYRMLGAIIIAPKLGNYFIKFYGPAKTVAAGEPGFAKMLETLKVVGN; via the coding sequence ATGCCGCGTCCACTTCATTTCCAGATTTTATTTGCCATCTTGTGCATTTTTACCTGTGCGCCACTGACCGCCGAGGATCAGCCCGCCCCCGAAAAAAAAGGGGAAACCATCGCTCTGGCGGATGGGCAGTTGGCCCTGGTCGCGCCGGCTGACTGGGTCCGCAAAAAACCCAAAAGCAACATCATCGAGCATGAATTTGCCCAACCCGCCGCCGAAGGGGAGACGATTGATGGGCGGATCACCATCATGGGAGCCGGAGGCGAAGTCCAGGCCAATATCGACCGCTGGATTAATCAATTTCAACAGCCCGATGGTTCCGCAACCAAGGAAAAAGCCAAGGTAGAGAAAAAAACCATTGCCGAGATGGAAGTGCACGTGGTCGACATTTCCGGCACTTATATGGATTCCCCCGCAGGACCATTTGCCGGTGGTAAAACCGTGCCGCGCGAGGACTACCGCATGTTGGGCGCGATCATTATCGCTCCCAAATTGGGCAATTACTTTATCAAATTTTACGGTCCCGCAAAAACCGTCGCCGCCGGCGAACCGGGCTTTGCCAAAATGCTCGAAACCCTCAAGGTTGTAGGCAATTAA